A window of Cyclopterus lumpus isolate fCycLum1 chromosome 14, fCycLum1.pri, whole genome shotgun sequence contains these coding sequences:
- the znf346 gene encoding zinc finger protein 346 isoform X2 codes for MMAVPMQTDDFPYLPSGPAEVNKMIMEHGDLFSDSQCKVCSAVLISESQKLTHYQSKKHANKVRRYLSTQTEKEPAVKKFKSSSSESEDCNNGDTDRSKACRVCNMTFSSPVVAESHYQGKVHAKNLRLKAVGPQPPVASQTPATPPAKKKPADDSSAVTATGGDNNSNPDRFCSICQASFNNPLMAQQHYVGKKHRKQMTKQKLMETYGPSTAPASTLKGYPCTICSIELNSVEQYQSHISGAKHKNQVKKSGLNTVENPDAAEELFKADVQYAAEDNQYAAEDNQYAAEDNQYVTEDNHFEHLLKPGVEGEAPKSNFMRGRTSHCSQF; via the exons ATGATGGCCGTCCCGATGCAGACAGACGATTTTCCTTATTTACCTTCGGGCCCCGCGGAAG TAAATAAGATGATAATGGAGCACGGCGACCTGTTTTCTGACTCCCAGTGTAAAGTCTGCAGCGCTGTCCTCATTTCAGAGTCTCAGAAGTTGACTCATTATCAG AGCAAGAAACATGCCAACAAAGTGCGGCGTTATCTCTCCACCCAGACCGAGAAGGAGCCGGCGGTGAAGAAGTTCAAGTCGTCGTCGTCCGAGAGC GAGGACTGTAACAATGGAGACACCGACCGGTCGAAGGCGTGTCGCGTCTGCAACATGaccttctcctctcctgtggTGGCCGAGTCGCACTACCAGGGCAAAGTTCACGCCAAGAACCTGAGGCTGAAAGCCGTCGGTCCCCAACCCCCAG TAGCCTCCCAAACGCCGGCCACGCCCCCGGCGAAGAAGAAGCCTGCAGACGATTCGAGCGCCGTGACGGCGACGGGCGGCGACAACAACAGCAACCCGGACCGCTTCTGCTCCATCTGCCAGGCCTCCTTCAACAACCCGCTCATGGCCCAGCAGCACTACGTGGGCAAGAAGCATAGGAAACAGATGACCAAGCAGAAACTGATGGAGACGTACGGCCCGTCCACCGCGCCAG CTTCCACACTAAAGGGCTACCCGTGCACCATCTGCAGCATCGAGCTGAACTCCGTGGAGCAGTACCAGTCTCATATTAGTGGCGCCAAACACAAGAACCA AGTGAAGAAATCCGGCCTCAACACCGTAGAGAACCCGGACGCAGCAGAAGAATTGTTCAAGGCTGACGTCCAGTACGCCGCCGAGGATAACCAGTACGCCGCCGAGGATAACCAGTACGCCGCCGAGGATAACCAGTACGTCACCGAGGATAACCA TTTTGAGCATCTCCTGAAGCCCGGTGTCGAAGGCGAAGCGCCGAAATCGAACTTTATGCGCGGCCGGACGAGTCACTGCAGCCAGTTTTGA
- the znf346 gene encoding zinc finger protein 346 isoform X1, with the protein MMAVPMQTDDFPYLPSGPAEVNKMIMEHGDLFSDSQCKVCSAVLISESQKLTHYQSKKHANKVRRYLSTQTEKEPAVKKFKSSSSESEDCNNGDTDRSKACRVCNMTFSSPVVAESHYQGKVHAKNLRLKAVGPQPPAVASQTPATPPAKKKPADDSSAVTATGGDNNSNPDRFCSICQASFNNPLMAQQHYVGKKHRKQMTKQKLMETYGPSTAPASTLKGYPCTICSIELNSVEQYQSHISGAKHKNQVKKSGLNTVENPDAAEELFKADVQYAAEDNQYAAEDNQYAAEDNQYVTEDNHFEHLLKPGVEGEAPKSNFMRGRTSHCSQF; encoded by the exons ATGATGGCCGTCCCGATGCAGACAGACGATTTTCCTTATTTACCTTCGGGCCCCGCGGAAG TAAATAAGATGATAATGGAGCACGGCGACCTGTTTTCTGACTCCCAGTGTAAAGTCTGCAGCGCTGTCCTCATTTCAGAGTCTCAGAAGTTGACTCATTATCAG AGCAAGAAACATGCCAACAAAGTGCGGCGTTATCTCTCCACCCAGACCGAGAAGGAGCCGGCGGTGAAGAAGTTCAAGTCGTCGTCGTCCGAGAGC GAGGACTGTAACAATGGAGACACCGACCGGTCGAAGGCGTGTCGCGTCTGCAACATGaccttctcctctcctgtggTGGCCGAGTCGCACTACCAGGGCAAAGTTCACGCCAAGAACCTGAGGCTGAAAGCCGTCGGTCCCCAACCCCCAG CAGTAGCCTCCCAAACGCCGGCCACGCCCCCGGCGAAGAAGAAGCCTGCAGACGATTCGAGCGCCGTGACGGCGACGGGCGGCGACAACAACAGCAACCCGGACCGCTTCTGCTCCATCTGCCAGGCCTCCTTCAACAACCCGCTCATGGCCCAGCAGCACTACGTGGGCAAGAAGCATAGGAAACAGATGACCAAGCAGAAACTGATGGAGACGTACGGCCCGTCCACCGCGCCAG CTTCCACACTAAAGGGCTACCCGTGCACCATCTGCAGCATCGAGCTGAACTCCGTGGAGCAGTACCAGTCTCATATTAGTGGCGCCAAACACAAGAACCA AGTGAAGAAATCCGGCCTCAACACCGTAGAGAACCCGGACGCAGCAGAAGAATTGTTCAAGGCTGACGTCCAGTACGCCGCCGAGGATAACCAGTACGCCGCCGAGGATAACCAGTACGCCGCCGAGGATAACCAGTACGTCACCGAGGATAACCA TTTTGAGCATCTCCTGAAGCCCGGTGTCGAAGGCGAAGCGCCGAAATCGAACTTTATGCGCGGCCGGACGAGTCACTGCAGCCAGTTTTGA
- the znf346 gene encoding zinc finger protein 346 isoform X4, producing the protein MMAVPMQTDDFPYLPSGPAEVNKMIMEHGDLFSDSQCKVCSAVLISESQKLTHYQSKKHANKVRRYLSTQTEKEPAVKKFKSSSSESEDCNNGDTDRSKACRVCNMTFSSPVVAESHYQGKVHAKNLRLKAVGPQPPAVASQTPATPPAKKKPADDSSAVTATGGDNNSNPDRFCSICQASFNNPLMAQQHYVGKKHRKQMTKQKLMETYGPSTAPASTLKGYPCTICSIELNSVEQYQSHISGAKHKNQVKKSGLNTVENPDAAEELFKADVQYAAEDNQYAAEDNQYAAEDNQYVTEDNQYVTEDNQYAPEDTEYSEENQFT; encoded by the exons ATGATGGCCGTCCCGATGCAGACAGACGATTTTCCTTATTTACCTTCGGGCCCCGCGGAAG TAAATAAGATGATAATGGAGCACGGCGACCTGTTTTCTGACTCCCAGTGTAAAGTCTGCAGCGCTGTCCTCATTTCAGAGTCTCAGAAGTTGACTCATTATCAG AGCAAGAAACATGCCAACAAAGTGCGGCGTTATCTCTCCACCCAGACCGAGAAGGAGCCGGCGGTGAAGAAGTTCAAGTCGTCGTCGTCCGAGAGC GAGGACTGTAACAATGGAGACACCGACCGGTCGAAGGCGTGTCGCGTCTGCAACATGaccttctcctctcctgtggTGGCCGAGTCGCACTACCAGGGCAAAGTTCACGCCAAGAACCTGAGGCTGAAAGCCGTCGGTCCCCAACCCCCAG CAGTAGCCTCCCAAACGCCGGCCACGCCCCCGGCGAAGAAGAAGCCTGCAGACGATTCGAGCGCCGTGACGGCGACGGGCGGCGACAACAACAGCAACCCGGACCGCTTCTGCTCCATCTGCCAGGCCTCCTTCAACAACCCGCTCATGGCCCAGCAGCACTACGTGGGCAAGAAGCATAGGAAACAGATGACCAAGCAGAAACTGATGGAGACGTACGGCCCGTCCACCGCGCCAG CTTCCACACTAAAGGGCTACCCGTGCACCATCTGCAGCATCGAGCTGAACTCCGTGGAGCAGTACCAGTCTCATATTAGTGGCGCCAAACACAAGAACCA AGTGAAGAAATCCGGCCTCAACACCGTAGAGAACCCGGACGCAGCAGAAGAATTGTTCAAGGCTGACGTCCAGTACGCCGCCGAGGATAACCAGTACGCCGCCGAGGATAACCAGTACGCCGCCGAGGATAACCAGTACGTCACCGAGGATAACCAGTACGTCACCGAGGATAACCAGTACGCTCCAGAGGACACGGAGTACTCAGAGGAGAACCAGTTCACTTGA
- the uimc1 gene encoding neurofilament heavy polypeptide: MFEQVWGLTLVPSRHTGQMRGRGGHSSPSVSQEQTRMALRLNDSSDVPSGSQLVDENTPEVEALDDRDDNDELSSSLLSQASREKRKRETENKSKSKEMTEEEMMDLALRLSEQEASVTALRVQQEEEAMMKAIQESMGNQTQPCPPSQSRRLLTGSEASLSIFSRRKLLYANGMTASAIIRGAAEDICTPETDLNRGAKATGDESYNRLKKRKRKEGSPLLEMPDLLQAQKISSQASACRSECLSGPLDSPQSSDSTQIDDCQLGKSPVFPSTDCKAKVHVPRLCQDLLEACRTSGFVFCSQDSVTSTRKSQTTQAKSPIFPKSPKRSNNLPLSKSLVFLETDQEDDGETDQSPEYLKSPVFGRNAQHETTPSACKPQDGDCNLGLIFCSEESLTSSGRSTSSRPKSPVFPESPGLPKSLPSPEKFATCKSPVFSETVGGQSEQSRPVFGGTGRRRKLHRDEQKHAASPSAAELRGSDSDGNLTTAGSPSQSLRQDGKTDNNKDAMSSKSGDEEEELNHVSKDSSAKAELTSDVTLLWSDNDNVTPVGSPSPVFPEERPVHQGDGEDAALNRGTAASPGTNCRPSTSSTSTGGQLPSAAERGPRPISSQGSVSRASAPPREPAGGPTVHYYWGVPFCPRGVDPDEYTQVILGHMEVYEKSLKQAQRGLLRKAEWGEAVLPQPESPSPESPAESPQQIVLRRRGLRLRSKNVCEATDTLSVEAEEDEEDQKDEEEEREGKEEEEEETKKEGEEGQAATDDCEVCPETQLSDDDKTQDLLMAPDAGAELGFQFASKKSPEEVEMILQVDSPAGVELQEEEEEEEEMEVEVEVDAVVDGKTEGNVPVSGRDVGRQHVRKERIEEDEGDPDVEEIKDPGLQRLTSPELQPAALLHNHKAKVDCPICQGSYSVTEIERHAAYCDGEVAVVEERRPEKVCFQVSLKPRRKRTRRAEAATEETYEPSNTGKNQEKCYICQKYVPLRDYSRHTELCIQRQASKTAAKGNLLSALEQTEGRDSEAGPSGSKLHLGDVIDLRDDDDDDDDDEEEEEERGGGSSSVSSLRINNSPIRAFTPISEATGCLIDFKKQQRAKTLRQRRR, encoded by the exons AT GTTCGAGCAAGTTTGGGGTCTAACGCTCGTGCCGTCACGCCACACCGGacagatgagaggaagaggaggacactcTTCACCATCGG tttCTCAGGAGCAGACCAGGATGGCTTTGAGGCTCAATGACTCGAGCGATGTTCCCTCTGGAAGCCAACTGGTTGACGAAAACACACCAGAGGTCGAAGCGCTCGATGACCGGGACGACAAT GACGAGCTCTCGTCATCACTTCTGTCGCAAGCGTCAAGAGAAAAACGTAAAAGAGAGACGGAAAACAAATCCAAATCCAAAG AGATGAccgaggaggagatgatggaccTGGCTCTGCGTCTGAGTGAACAGGAAGCCAGCGTCACCGCGCTCAGAGTCcagcaagaggaagaggctATGATGAAGGCCATCCAAGAGAGC ATGGGCAACCAGACACAACCGTGCCCGCCATCCCAAAGTCGGCGGCTGCTCACCGGTTCTGAAGCTTCACTCAGCATCTTCTCTCGAAGGAAACTCCTGTATGCAAATGGGATGACGGCGTCCGCCATCATTCGGGGAGCAGCGGAGGACATCTGCACACCAGAGACAGACCTGAACCGAG GAGCAAAAGCAACCGGAGATGAAAGTTATAACAGGCTGAAAAAGCgtaaaaggaaagaaggaagtcCTCTGCTGGAGATGCCAGACTTGTTGCAGGCTCAGAAAATCTCCTCTCAGGCTTCAGCCTGCAGATCCGAGTGTCTCTCAGGGCCTCTGGACTCACCACAG AGCTCTGACTCGACCCAGATCGACGACTGTCAGCTTGGTAAATCCCCCGTCTTCCCCTCCACTGACTGCAAAGCCAAGGTTCACGTGCCCCGGCTGTGCCAGGACCTCCTGGAGGCCTGCAGAACCTCAGGGTTTGTGTTCTGCTCTCAGGACAGTGTGACCTCGACTCGAAAGTCTCAGACCACTCAAGCCAAGAGTCCCATATTTCCCAAAAGCCCCAAACGCTCCAATAACCTCCCTTTGTCCAAGAGTCTCGTCTTCTTAGAGACTGATCAGGAAGATGACGGAGAGACGGATCAGAGTCCCGAGTATTTAAAAAGTCCAGTATTTGGCAGGAATGCTCAGCATGAGACGACTCCAAGTGCCTGCAAACCCCAAGACGGCGACTGTAACCTCGGGTTAATTTTCTGTTCTGAGGAGAGTTTAACCTCCTCTGGGAGGTCCACGTCCTCTCGGCCTAAGAGTCCAGTATTTCCAGAAAGCCCCGGCCTTCCTAAGAGCCTCCCTTCCCCGGAAAAGTTTGCAACCTGCAAAAGTCCTGTGTTCTCAGAGACTGTCGGAGGACAGAGCGAGCAGAGTCGCCCAGTGTTCGGCGGGACTGGAAGACGGCGAAAGCTTCACCGAGATGAGCAGAAACACGCTGCGAGTCCTTCAGCTGCTGAGCTCAGGGGTTCAGACAGTGACGGGAATTTAACCACTGCCGGGTCTCCGTCTCAGAGTCTGAGGCAG GACGGCAAGACTGATAACAATAAAGATGCCATGTCATCAAAGTCAG gtgacgaagaggaggagctcAATCACGTATCCAAAGACTCCTCAGCCAAAGCGGAGCTGACCAGCGATGTGACGCTACTCTGGTCTGACAACGACAACGTCACG CCGGTCGGCTCACCCAGCCCGGTCTTCCCAGAGGAGAGGCCTGTTCATCAGGGAGATGGTGAGGATGCAGCCCTGAACCGCGGGACTGCAGCTTCTCCAGGGACGAACTGCAG GCCTTCTACCTCTTCCACATCCACCGGCGGACAGCTGCCTTCCGCCGCAGAGCGAGGACCGCGGCCAATCAGCAGTCAGGGATCGGTCAGCAGGGCATCCGCCCCGCCTAGGGAGCCTGCAGGCGGGCCGACGGTGCACTACTACTGGGGGGTTCCCTTTTGTCCTCGAGGGGTGGACCCGGACGAATACACACAG GTGATCCTGGGTCACATGGAGGTGTATGAGAAGAGTCTGAAGCAGGCTCAGAGGGGTCTGCTCAGGAAGGCCGAGTGGGGGGAGGCCGTCCTGCCACAGCCGGAG TCCCCTTCACCGGAGTCGCCTGCTGAATCCCCTCAGCAGATTGTTCTTCGAAG ACGTGGCCTCAGACTGAGAAGCAAAAATGTGTGCGAGGCAACTGATACACTTTCGGTTgaggcggaggaggacgaagaagaccagaaggatgaagaggaggaaagagagggcaaagaagaagaagaagaagagacgaagaaagagggagaagaaggacaGGCGGCTACTGATGACTGTGAGGTTTGCCCAG aaacacaactgAGCGACGACGACAAGACGCAAGATCTGCTGATGGCGCCTGACGCAGGAGCAGAG CTTGGGTTTCAGTTTGCCAGTAAAAAGAGTCCAGAGGAGGTCGAGATGATTCTGCAGGTCGATTCTCCAGCCGGGGttgagctgcaggaggaggaggaggaggaggaggagatggaggtggaggtggaggtggatg CCGTCGTGGACGGAAAGACGGAGGGGAACGTCCCTGTTAGCGGCCGGGATGTTGGAAGACAACACGTTAGAAAAGAGAGGATAGAGGAAGACGAGGGGGATCCAGATGTGGAGGAGATAAAGGATCCAGGGCTTCAACGGTTGACGTCTCCCGAACTGCAACCAGCTGCCCTGCTTCACAACCACAAGGCCAAAGTGGACTGTCCCATCTGTCAGGGGTCTTACTCGGTGACGGAGATCGAGAGGCACGCCGCGTACTGCGATGGAGAGGTGGCCGtcgtggaggagaggaggcccGAGAAAGTCTGCTTCCAAG TGTCGTTGAAGCCTCggaggaagagaacgaggagagcAGAGGCGGCTACTGAAGAGACGTATGAACCCTCCAACACTGGCAA GAATCAAGAGAAATGTTACATATGCCAGAAATACGTTCCCCTGAGAGACTACAGCCGACACACAGAGCTCTGCATCCAACGGCAGGCATCAAAGACCGCAGCA AAGGGAAATCTGCTATCGGCTCTGGAGCAAACGGAGGGCAGAGATTCGG AGGCCGGGCCGTCTGGATCCAAACTCCATCTGGG AGACGTCATTGATCTGCgggatgacgacgacgacgacgacgatgatgaggaggaggaggaggagcggggggggggcagcagcagcGTTTCATCACTCAGGATCAACAACTCTCCCATCAGAGCCTTCACTCCGATCTCAGAGGCCACCGGCTGCCTTATTGACTTCAAAAAGCAGCAGCGAGCCAAGACTCTCCGTCAGAGACGAAGATGA
- the znf346 gene encoding zinc finger protein 346 isoform X3, which yields MMAVPMQTDDFPYLPSGPAEVNKMIMEHGDLFSDSQCKVCSAVLISESQKLTHYQSKKHANKVRRYLSTQTEKEPAVKKFKSSSSESDCNNGDTDRSKACRVCNMTFSSPVVAESHYQGKVHAKNLRLKAVGPQPPAVASQTPATPPAKKKPADDSSAVTATGGDNNSNPDRFCSICQASFNNPLMAQQHYVGKKHRKQMTKQKLMETYGPSTAPASTLKGYPCTICSIELNSVEQYQSHISGAKHKNQVKKSGLNTVENPDAAEELFKADVQYAAEDNQYAAEDNQYAAEDNQYVTEDNHFEHLLKPGVEGEAPKSNFMRGRTSHCSQF from the exons ATGATGGCCGTCCCGATGCAGACAGACGATTTTCCTTATTTACCTTCGGGCCCCGCGGAAG TAAATAAGATGATAATGGAGCACGGCGACCTGTTTTCTGACTCCCAGTGTAAAGTCTGCAGCGCTGTCCTCATTTCAGAGTCTCAGAAGTTGACTCATTATCAG AGCAAGAAACATGCCAACAAAGTGCGGCGTTATCTCTCCACCCAGACCGAGAAGGAGCCGGCGGTGAAGAAGTTCAAGTCGTCGTCGTCCGAGAGC GACTGTAACAATGGAGACACCGACCGGTCGAAGGCGTGTCGCGTCTGCAACATGaccttctcctctcctgtggTGGCCGAGTCGCACTACCAGGGCAAAGTTCACGCCAAGAACCTGAGGCTGAAAGCCGTCGGTCCCCAACCCCCAG CAGTAGCCTCCCAAACGCCGGCCACGCCCCCGGCGAAGAAGAAGCCTGCAGACGATTCGAGCGCCGTGACGGCGACGGGCGGCGACAACAACAGCAACCCGGACCGCTTCTGCTCCATCTGCCAGGCCTCCTTCAACAACCCGCTCATGGCCCAGCAGCACTACGTGGGCAAGAAGCATAGGAAACAGATGACCAAGCAGAAACTGATGGAGACGTACGGCCCGTCCACCGCGCCAG CTTCCACACTAAAGGGCTACCCGTGCACCATCTGCAGCATCGAGCTGAACTCCGTGGAGCAGTACCAGTCTCATATTAGTGGCGCCAAACACAAGAACCA AGTGAAGAAATCCGGCCTCAACACCGTAGAGAACCCGGACGCAGCAGAAGAATTGTTCAAGGCTGACGTCCAGTACGCCGCCGAGGATAACCAGTACGCCGCCGAGGATAACCAGTACGCCGCCGAGGATAACCAGTACGTCACCGAGGATAACCA TTTTGAGCATCTCCTGAAGCCCGGTGTCGAAGGCGAAGCGCCGAAATCGAACTTTATGCGCGGCCGGACGAGTCACTGCAGCCAGTTTTGA